Proteins from a genomic interval of Flammeovirgaceae bacterium SG7u.111:
- a CDS encoding STAS/SEC14 domain-containing protein, producing MNTLYENKFVKIGLCPSSKTIEFVFLPATEMLSDQLFRETMNRFAELANQHRPNKELVDLRHMVYTIRPEMQQWLDEYIFPRYTDIIRKIAFVVSPDIFVMASIEQTMEEDRASEFVIKYFREHEQAKDWLMAS from the coding sequence ATGAACACCTTATATGAAAACAAGTTTGTGAAGATAGGGCTATGTCCTTCTTCAAAAACTATTGAATTTGTTTTTTTGCCAGCTACAGAAATGCTATCAGACCAGCTTTTTAGGGAAACAATGAATAGGTTTGCTGAGTTGGCTAACCAGCACAGGCCAAATAAAGAGTTGGTCGATTTGAGGCACATGGTCTATACCATTCGTCCCGAGATGCAGCAATGGCTCGACGAGTATATTTTTCCTCGTTATACCGACATTATCCGGAAAATAGCCTTTGTGGTGAGCCCCGATATTTTTGTGATGGCATCGATAGAACAAACAATGGAAGAAGATCGTGCTAGTGAGTTTGTGATCAAATATTTTCGTGAGCACGAGCAGGCAAAAGATTGGCTGATGGCAAGCTGA
- a CDS encoding DUF2911 domain-containing protein, producing the protein MKKHLLFLSVFFVTLFAQAQPKSAKLDKSPLDVAYYPVNFAHDRKAGDEAIVKVYYSRPFKKDREVFGNLISYGKVWRVGANEAAEIKFFKDVKIGGKTLKAGTYSLFAIPEKDKWTIIFSTDLDYWGAYRYKEENDVLRAEAETMENSSSLENFTIAFEKEGEGAVMYFGWDKTLAKLPIEF; encoded by the coding sequence ATGAAAAAGCATTTGTTATTCCTTTCTGTGTTTTTTGTTACCCTTTTTGCGCAAGCCCAACCCAAGTCTGCCAAGCTGGACAAAAGCCCTTTAGATGTAGCCTACTATCCCGTGAATTTTGCTCACGACCGCAAAGCTGGAGATGAAGCCATTGTAAAAGTTTATTATAGCCGTCCTTTCAAAAAGGATAGAGAGGTTTTTGGAAATTTGATTTCTTACGGCAAAGTATGGAGAGTTGGAGCAAACGAAGCTGCAGAAATCAAGTTCTTTAAAGACGTGAAAATAGGAGGCAAAACCTTAAAAGCTGGAACGTATTCTCTTTTTGCCATTCCTGAAAAAGACAAGTGGACAATTATTTTCAGTACCGACCTAGATTATTGGGGCGCATATCGCTACAAAGAAGAAAACGATGTGCTCAGGGCTGAAGCGGAGACCATGGAAAATTCATCATCATTAGAAAACTTTACCATCGCTTTCGAGAAAGAAGGAGAGGGTGCGGTGATGTATTTTGGTTGGGATAAAACCTTGGCAAAATTACCGATCGAGTTTTAG
- a CDS encoding DUF6786 family protein codes for MKNEKENEQEPKTASASNNFERDLEFLSTHKKTLLLKRGNAMLAVVPDYQGRVMTSSAQGMEGMSFGWINYELIASGKTLPQINPVGGEERFWLGPEGGQFAIFFKNKKGFEMKDWVTPAALDTESFDLVSSTDSTAFFSKEMKLENYSGYTFNIKAERAVSVLTEEEVEKLIGISLGNGLESIGYRTENEIENTGKEAWKKETGLLSIWLLGMFNPGEETTVVIPIKPTDSIQNFLKDDYFGKVPSDRLSVTDKAIFFKGDGEMRGKIGIRPEIATPFLGSYDAANNVLTIIHFSLGEDTDYVNSLWELQDEPYMGDAVNSYNDGANGEGNILGPFYEIESSSPAKELAVGEKLKHTQETIHIVGSPVELDPIAKAVFGVGIEEIKIQE; via the coding sequence ATGAAAAATGAAAAAGAGAATGAACAAGAACCTAAGACTGCTTCAGCCTCAAACAATTTTGAGAGAGATTTAGAATTCTTATCCACCCACAAAAAAACACTGTTACTCAAAAGAGGAAATGCCATGCTTGCTGTAGTCCCAGATTACCAAGGGCGGGTGATGACCAGTTCGGCACAAGGAATGGAAGGCATGAGCTTTGGCTGGATCAATTACGAACTGATAGCCTCGGGAAAAACACTTCCGCAAATCAACCCCGTTGGAGGAGAAGAAAGGTTTTGGCTAGGGCCTGAAGGAGGACAATTTGCCATTTTCTTTAAAAACAAAAAAGGTTTTGAAATGAAAGACTGGGTTACCCCTGCCGCCTTAGACACCGAATCATTTGACTTAGTAAGCTCAACCGACAGTACAGCATTTTTCTCCAAGGAAATGAAACTCGAAAATTACTCAGGCTATACCTTCAACATAAAAGCAGAAAGGGCAGTCTCTGTTTTAACTGAAGAGGAAGTAGAAAAACTGATAGGCATTTCGCTTGGGAACGGTTTGGAAAGCATAGGTTATAGAACTGAAAACGAGATAGAAAACACAGGGAAAGAAGCTTGGAAAAAAGAAACAGGCTTGCTCTCCATTTGGCTGCTGGGCATGTTCAACCCAGGAGAAGAAACGACTGTGGTAATCCCTATTAAGCCGACGGACTCAATTCAAAACTTCTTAAAGGATGACTATTTTGGAAAAGTCCCTTCCGATAGGTTGAGCGTTACCGATAAAGCAATCTTCTTTAAAGGCGATGGGGAAATGAGGGGGAAAATTGGTATCCGACCGGAAATAGCTACTCCTTTCTTGGGTAGTTACGACGCTGCAAATAACGTCCTCACCATTATCCATTTTTCCTTAGGAGAAGATACTGATTATGTAAATTCGCTGTGGGAGCTACAAGACGAGCCTTATATGGGCGATGCCGTTAATTCGTATAACGATGGTGCAAATGGAGAGGGGAATATTTTAGGTCCTTTTTATGAAATAGAAAGCTCGTCTCCAGCAAAAGAGCTTGCTGTGGGGGAAAAGCTCAAACACACCCAAGAGACCATTCATATAGTAGGTAGCCCTGTAGAGCTAGATCCGATTGCCAAGGCTGTTTTTGGTGTTGGCATAGAAGAAATCAAGATTCAGGAATAA
- a CDS encoding mechanosensitive ion channel, whose amino-acid sequence MDEYIRSVTSEFIGFLVNVGMDKALANWVGEFAMLSILLFISFLAYGIVWRIMRYVLLPVIKRSNTKFDDLLLKHRFFRKVSYLLPIYLLYYFTDDTITIKLLIKGITAFLELLFVVIIVMVVNSVISTISDYYKRYEISKDHPMEAIFQVMKIIVYAIGFMVAIGVLFDRDIGSLFLSLGALSAVLLLIFKDTILGLVGGLQLIFNKMVAIGDWITVPKYGADGDVEEINLISVKVRNWDKTIVTVPTYGLISDSFQNWRGMQDSGGRRIKRAIYIDMESIRFCDDEMLEKFSKIVVLRPYLMGKENELNEYNKKFEVDLSSKVNGRRQTNVGVFRAYLKAYLNNRQDIRKDMTFLVRQLEPKEKGLPIEIYVFTNTTAWAEYEEIQADIFDHIFSVIPEFGLRVYQSPSNAGFDKLGAAFAKGNA is encoded by the coding sequence ATGGACGAATATATAAGAAGCGTAACGAGTGAATTTATAGGTTTTTTGGTTAATGTGGGGATGGATAAAGCTTTAGCAAATTGGGTAGGGGAGTTTGCCATGCTTTCTATCCTCTTGTTCATTTCTTTTTTAGCTTATGGAATAGTTTGGCGGATTATGCGCTATGTATTGTTACCAGTTATAAAGCGCTCAAATACAAAATTTGATGACCTATTGCTCAAGCATAGGTTTTTTAGAAAGGTTTCATACCTCCTTCCTATTTATCTGCTGTACTATTTTACAGACGATACCATTACCATAAAGCTACTTATCAAAGGTATTACCGCATTTTTGGAGCTCTTATTTGTGGTAATTATAGTGATGGTTGTTAATAGTGTTATTTCCACTATAAGCGATTATTATAAGCGTTACGAAATTTCCAAGGATCATCCTATGGAGGCGATTTTCCAAGTAATGAAAATCATCGTATACGCTATAGGTTTTATGGTAGCAATAGGCGTGTTGTTCGACAGGGATATCGGTTCATTGTTCCTAAGCTTGGGTGCGCTTTCTGCAGTGCTGTTATTGATTTTTAAAGATACCATTCTTGGATTGGTAGGCGGCTTGCAGTTGATCTTCAACAAGATGGTAGCCATTGGAGATTGGATTACCGTTCCCAAGTACGGTGCGGATGGCGATGTAGAAGAAATCAATTTGATTTCGGTAAAAGTAAGAAATTGGGACAAAACTATCGTGACCGTTCCTACCTATGGGTTGATTTCCGACTCGTTCCAAAACTGGCGGGGCATGCAAGATTCGGGAGGGAGAAGGATTAAAAGAGCGATCTATATCGACATGGAAAGTATCCGATTTTGTGACGATGAAATGCTAGAGAAGTTTAGTAAGATAGTGGTGCTCAGGCCTTATTTGATGGGGAAGGAGAATGAGCTGAACGAGTACAACAAGAAATTTGAAGTTGATTTGTCATCGAAAGTGAATGGTAGAAGACAAACAAATGTGGGGGTGTTCCGAGCTTACTTAAAAGCTTATTTGAACAATAGGCAAGATATCCGGAAAGACATGACCTTTTTGGTGAGGCAATTGGAGCCTAAAGAAAAAGGTCTGCCCATCGAGATTTATGTCTTTACCAACACCACTGCTTGGGCTGAATACGAAGAAATACAAGCAGATATTTTTGATCATATCTTTTCGGTTATCCCAGAATTTGGCTTGCGGGTGTACCAATCGCCAAGCAATGCAGGTTTTGATAAACTTGGAGCTGCATTTGCTAAGGGTAACGCTTAA
- a CDS encoding cold shock domain-containing protein, whose product MAKSQETFSKKEKEKKRQKKKQEKQQKRDERRANAKEGGGLDDMIAYVDEYGNIVDTPPDPTKKKKIKAENIEVGVPKMVKEEEEAVKKGRVEFFNTAKGFGFIKELDSREKFFVHVNGLIDEIREGDVVSFELEQGLKGLNAVRVQRTK is encoded by the coding sequence ATGGCGAAATCACAAGAAACCTTTAGCAAAAAAGAAAAAGAGAAAAAAAGACAAAAGAAGAAGCAAGAGAAGCAACAGAAAAGAGACGAGAGAAGGGCGAATGCCAAAGAAGGAGGAGGACTGGATGATATGATTGCTTATGTGGATGAGTATGGTAACATAGTAGATACTCCTCCAGACCCTACAAAGAAGAAGAAAATAAAAGCCGAGAATATCGAGGTAGGCGTTCCTAAAATGGTAAAAGAAGAGGAAGAGGCGGTTAAGAAAGGAAGGGTAGAGTTTTTCAATACTGCAAAAGGTTTCGGATTTATAAAAGAACTAGATTCGAGAGAAAAGTTCTTCGTTCATGTAAATGGGCTTATTGACGAGATTAGGGAAGGTGATGTGGTTTCGTTCGAGCTTGAACAAGGCCTGAAAGGCTTAAATGCTGTGAGAGTGCAGCGAACTAAATAG
- a CDS encoding sugar phosphate isomerase/epimerase family protein, translated as MEQQLDRREFITKAGKFGLGLGLISALPVYLGAQELSKELFFDISLAQYSYHRALQDREMTNLEFPSKAKELGINAVEYVSFFFKDNKVNKTEIAELKLRTDDIGVQNVLIMCARSGNLASSDEKERKAAVANHYQWVETSSELRGHAIRVDLRGKGSKEQMAGASVKSLAELCDYAKGSGVNILVENHGGASSDGKWLSQVMTDVGLENCGTLPDFGNFTIDRKKNIVYDKYKGIKELMPFAKAVSAKSYDFDEFGEETVIDYHKMLKMVKHAGYKGYVGIEYEGKRLEETEGILATKQLLEIVGRKLS; from the coding sequence ATGGAACAACAACTCGACCGAAGAGAGTTTATCACAAAGGCAGGCAAATTTGGACTTGGCTTAGGTCTTATTAGCGCATTGCCTGTTTACCTAGGTGCACAAGAATTAAGCAAAGAACTATTTTTTGATATTTCCTTGGCTCAATATTCCTATCATAGAGCATTACAAGATAGAGAAATGACCAACTTGGAGTTCCCATCTAAGGCAAAAGAACTAGGTATCAACGCCGTAGAATATGTTTCCTTTTTCTTCAAAGACAATAAAGTAAACAAAACTGAAATAGCCGAGCTAAAACTCCGAACCGATGATATTGGTGTGCAAAACGTACTTATCATGTGTGCTCGCTCAGGGAACTTGGCAAGCTCGGATGAAAAGGAAAGGAAGGCTGCTGTAGCGAACCATTATCAGTGGGTAGAAACTTCTAGCGAGCTGAGAGGGCATGCTATTAGGGTTGACTTGCGAGGCAAAGGTTCGAAAGAGCAAATGGCTGGGGCAAGTGTGAAAAGTTTGGCTGAGCTTTGCGATTATGCCAAAGGTAGTGGGGTCAATATTTTGGTAGAGAACCACGGTGGTGCTAGTTCGGATGGGAAATGGCTCTCCCAAGTAATGACAGATGTGGGCCTGGAAAACTGCGGCACTCTTCCCGACTTTGGTAACTTTACTATCGACAGGAAAAAGAACATAGTTTACGATAAATACAAGGGTATAAAGGAGCTTATGCCATTTGCCAAGGCGGTCAGTGCAAAGTCGTATGATTTTGATGAGTTTGGAGAAGAAACTGTTATTGACTACCATAAAATGCTCAAGATGGTAAAACATGCGGGTTACAAGGGGTATGTAGGCATAGAATACGAAGGGAAAAGACTTGAGGAAACTGAAGGTATATTGGCTACAAAGCAATTGCTTGAGATTGTTGGACGAAAACTTTCATAA
- a CDS encoding peptidase, translating to MNWRKLNRILHRDIGYFFFGVTVIYALSGIALNHLNGWDPNYIITHKEVKVSPMDNKLDKEEVLDLLVKLDVKGAYKKHYYPNPHVLKIFLKGGTVSINKRSGSGVVELVKRRPVFYQVNFLHYNPNGWWTAFSDIYAGALILISITGLFIVRGKKGITGRGAWLAISGLLVPILFLIWN from the coding sequence ATGAACTGGCGAAAACTAAATCGAATTCTCCACAGAGATATCGGGTACTTTTTCTTTGGGGTAACTGTTATCTATGCCCTCTCTGGAATTGCCCTCAACCACCTCAATGGCTGGGATCCTAATTATATCATCACCCACAAAGAAGTAAAGGTAAGTCCTATGGATAACAAGTTGGATAAGGAGGAAGTACTTGATCTACTTGTGAAACTAGATGTAAAGGGAGCGTATAAAAAGCATTATTACCCTAACCCTCATGTACTCAAAATCTTTTTGAAAGGTGGGACTGTGTCTATAAATAAACGATCGGGAAGTGGGGTGGTTGAGCTTGTAAAAAGGCGACCTGTTTTCTATCAGGTTAATTTTCTCCATTATAACCCAAATGGATGGTGGACGGCTTTTTCCGATATCTATGCTGGTGCGCTTATCCTCATTTCTATCACAGGCTTGTTCATAGTACGAGGTAAAAAAGGTATTACAGGAAGAGGGGCGTGGCTAGCTATCTCAGGGCTGCTAGTCCCCATTTTATTTCTTATTTGGAACTAG
- a CDS encoding glycoside hydrolase family 140 protein — MKLKSYFFSILAIIIMQVSNAQLLKVNESGRYLEDENGKAFLWIGDTAWELFHKLNREEAVEYLENRAAKGVSVIQAVVLAENNGLRSPNAYGDLSLQKLDPTKPNEKYFEHVDFIINKAEELGLVVGLLPTWGDKVYSENLGEGPIIFNKKNAEVFGRFLGERYKQKPIVWILGGDRNIANMEVLEIWRAMAKGLKEGDDGKHLISFHPRGMSHSAYWLHNEPWLDFNMYQSGHVQHFHHVYTFAEHLSLLQPRKPFVEGEPAYEDIALVFWEFMDFGKQSADRVPKGVLDDDGLIVDKSHFSKGFFDDSDVRVHAYWNFLSGACGYTYGNNAIWQMYKKGGGIAIPCLYDWRESMDRPGATQLVFLRKILEARPFDKIVPDQSLIYGLNPEGRSHIRAAGSSDGSFNLVYLGMGQKAMVNLHKLPNSVMGWWYNPKNGKVKKIGKFPNKGIKEFVPPSSGVGNDWLLVLDDEKSALPKLD; from the coding sequence ATGAAACTGAAAAGCTATTTTTTTTCAATACTCGCTATCATAATTATGCAGGTCTCCAACGCACAACTATTGAAAGTAAATGAAAGCGGTAGGTATTTGGAAGATGAAAACGGTAAAGCCTTTCTTTGGATAGGCGATACGGCTTGGGAGCTGTTCCATAAGCTCAACAGGGAGGAGGCGGTTGAATACTTGGAAAACAGGGCGGCAAAAGGAGTTTCTGTTATTCAAGCCGTGGTATTGGCTGAGAACAACGGATTGCGAAGTCCAAATGCTTACGGCGATTTATCACTTCAGAAGTTAGATCCTACAAAGCCCAATGAGAAATACTTTGAACATGTTGATTTTATCATAAACAAAGCCGAAGAATTAGGACTTGTGGTTGGGCTGTTGCCTACTTGGGGCGATAAGGTGTATTCTGAAAATCTGGGGGAAGGACCTATCATTTTTAATAAAAAGAATGCTGAAGTTTTTGGACGGTTTTTAGGAGAAAGGTATAAGCAAAAGCCGATAGTTTGGATATTGGGAGGGGATAGGAACATTGCTAACATGGAAGTACTGGAAATTTGGAGAGCGATGGCAAAGGGCTTAAAAGAAGGGGACGATGGAAAGCATTTGATCAGTTTTCATCCTAGGGGGATGTCTCATTCCGCTTATTGGCTGCACAATGAACCTTGGCTCGATTTCAATATGTACCAAAGTGGGCATGTTCAGCATTTCCACCATGTGTATACATTTGCCGAACATTTGAGCTTGCTCCAGCCGAGAAAGCCTTTTGTAGAAGGTGAGCCTGCTTATGAAGACATCGCGCTGGTATTTTGGGAATTTATGGATTTTGGAAAGCAATCTGCGGATCGTGTACCCAAAGGGGTGTTGGATGATGATGGTTTGATCGTTGATAAATCTCATTTTTCCAAAGGCTTTTTCGACGATAGCGATGTTAGGGTGCATGCCTATTGGAATTTCCTTTCGGGAGCTTGCGGCTATACTTACGGCAATAATGCCATTTGGCAGATGTATAAAAAAGGAGGGGGAATAGCCATCCCTTGCTTGTACGATTGGCGGGAATCGATGGATAGACCGGGCGCTACGCAGTTGGTTTTCCTCAGGAAAATACTAGAAGCTCGCCCTTTTGATAAAATCGTTCCAGATCAGTCGCTGATTTATGGACTCAACCCTGAAGGAAGGAGCCACATAAGGGCGGCGGGTAGTTCCGATGGAAGTTTTAATTTGGTTTATTTAGGAATGGGTCAAAAAGCAATGGTAAATTTGCATAAATTGCCGAATTCAGTGATGGGCTGGTGGTACAACCCAAAAAATGGGAAAGTCAAAAAAATAGGGAAGTTTCCAAACAAAGGAATCAAGGAGTTTGTTCCTCCATCTTCAGGTGTTGGAAATGATTGGTTGTTGGTATTGGACGATGAAAAATCAGCTTTACCTAAGTTAGATTAA
- a CDS encoding phosphoribosyltransferase family protein, with amino-acid sequence MPGALDSDFIVIGNVSDTYFTIDVADFLGQRRDISDIVSLKTFANSEFCPRFTTHDEEDISSIGVTLEGKTVIMVSVHRGNTATRNELAMRNMVLARAAKDNGAKEVILVEPDLFYSAQDRGPRKDHGNTGFEREMGDMHKFNGQPFTARLYATLLKASGVDVVVTIHNHSNSTQYEFKEAFGENNFVNLYPDEIFNYYIKNSGVVDPDKTILVAPDKGASKFVTKLAQYGESDFPVLIMDKIRTGERKVHLTVSPESPVPIQLVKGKDLVVLDDMVRTGGTIAACCKALKEYEPRKIIFMTTHFHGTDETRFNLATPVISEIITTSTLPSILNRDRQGRLRKKMAVLKISKWIASYLNQRLNIGRNINEPFYIEDMSDKNPRSKEFIDRQWHINGK; translated from the coding sequence ATGCCCGGAGCACTTGACTCAGATTTTATAGTAATTGGAAATGTATCCGATACGTATTTCACCATTGACGTAGCCGATTTTTTAGGACAGCGCAGAGATATAAGCGATATAGTATCACTGAAAACTTTTGCCAACTCCGAATTTTGCCCCCGTTTCACTACTCACGACGAAGAAGATATTTCATCTATTGGGGTGACCCTTGAGGGAAAAACAGTGATTATGGTTTCGGTGCACAGAGGAAATACAGCCACACGGAATGAGCTAGCCATGAGAAATATGGTATTGGCCCGTGCAGCAAAAGACAATGGCGCCAAAGAAGTGATTTTGGTAGAACCAGACTTGTTTTATTCGGCTCAAGATCGAGGTCCTAGAAAAGACCATGGCAACACAGGTTTTGAGAGAGAAATGGGCGATATGCATAAGTTCAACGGGCAGCCGTTTACGGCTAGGCTTTATGCTACGTTACTTAAAGCTTCAGGCGTAGATGTGGTAGTGACTATTCATAACCATAGCAATTCTACTCAATATGAGTTTAAAGAGGCTTTTGGCGAGAACAACTTCGTGAACCTCTACCCAGATGAAATTTTTAATTATTACATAAAAAATTCAGGTGTAGTTGATCCTGACAAAACCATTTTGGTTGCCCCGGACAAAGGAGCTTCTAAATTCGTTACCAAACTAGCCCAATATGGCGAGTCGGATTTTCCTGTACTGATAATGGATAAGATAAGGACTGGGGAAAGAAAAGTGCATCTTACAGTCTCGCCCGAGTCTCCGGTGCCTATTCAGTTGGTGAAAGGTAAAGATTTAGTAGTGCTTGACGATATGGTGAGAACTGGCGGAACTATTGCCGCTTGTTGCAAAGCATTAAAAGAGTACGAACCTCGTAAGATTATCTTCATGACCACGCACTTCCACGGTACGGACGAGACCCGTTTCAACTTGGCAACTCCTGTTATCTCGGAAATCATTACCACCAGTACTCTTCCTTCTATTTTGAACAGGGACAGGCAAGGGCGTTTGAGAAAGAAAATGGCTGTTTTGAAAATCAGTAAGTGGATAGCCAGCTACCTCAACCAAAGGTTGAATATTGGGAGAAATATCAATGAGCCATTTTACATTGAGGATATGTCGGATAAAAACCCTCGTTCTAAGGAGTTTATTGATAGGCAATGGCATATTAATGGCAAATAG